GAGAGTCAGGAGGCAGAGATCAGGGCCCCCACCTTTTCGGGCTATGTGGGTGCTGGGGGGCAGTGAGCACGACAGCCACCGGCGGTCCCCAGGCAAGACGtcagggcaggagggcaggacGCCTCCTCTCGCGTCTCCTCCGCCCGCACAGCGCCTAGAAAAGCTCCAGGCTTCGGTTCAGGGGCCGCCCCACCCGGCCTCTGTACTCCCCCCGCTCCCAAGCTGTCCTCTCTGCTCACCCCTCAGACCACAGGGCCCAGGCCAGGGCTGGCTCTTGCAGCAGAGCCCCCGGGGCCAGGCTGGCCAGGGCCCCCCCAGCCCACTCCAGCACACGCTCTAGGGTCCCTGCCACCTGCACGGGAGGGCACAGCACACGCAGAGTGGTCAAGGCTCCCTGGAACGTGGGAAACAAGACAGGTGTCCCTCACCCTCAGCTTCCCGAGCCCCACAGGCCACGTGAGGGCACAGGTCAGCAGGGCAGCCTGCGGCTGACCCTGGCAGGAAGAGCCCAGCCCAGGGTGGCCAGGAGGCAGGCCATGGTCCCCGCTGTTCGACCAGGCCACCCTCATCGCACACTGGCCCTGGCGCCCTCAGCACGGACCACCGAGACGCTGAGCACACACGCAGGCACTAACCTGAGAGAATTCTTTTTATTACGCCCGGACAGGTGCGCCGAGCAGGGACACCCAGCCTCCCACCAACAGCCGCGTCTCCGCACAGGCCACCCGCCCAGGCACCTCGGTCCTACGCCCAGCTAGTCCGGGGCCCTCGTGAGCAGCGGGCCAGGCCAGAAGGGAACACAGCCAAAGGGCCAGGGCCCCTAGGGGCACCCCTGGccactccctccaccccctcagaGCCGCCGCCAGCCAGGATCCGAGCAAGGCCAGGAGAGGGGAAGTctgaggggggctggggaggaaccTCTGAAACAGCTCCACCCTGGAAACCAACCAGACGGACCCCAAGTCCCTCCTGGGAAGGGGCCCCAGCTCTCACTGGCGTATTTCTCTCAAAACAGCAGAGTCCCCGGGGCAGGAGCGGGgcggggaggcagggcaggggccacACGGAAGACCAAGGAAAGGAAAGCCGCACAGGAGAAGGAAACTCAGACCAGCAGTCCCATAAACGTTTGTTGAGCGAATGAATGAAATCCAAAGGTCCTTCTTGACAAGCGGCACTCATCCGTCCAACGGGAAAACCCCGGCGGGGAGCCAGTCCGACGTGCGGCCTGCCAGCGTCTGGGGAGCCCGCTCTCGGCGCGCCCAGGCCGGGTTGGGGGGGCAGTGACGACCTCTCAGGCCTCCCGCCGAGCGTACCCAGCGCGTACGCACACACGCAGCACGCACCACCGTCTCTCTGCACACGTGCGCGCCTGTCCGGCCGGGGGCTCACCTCTCCTTCCCGTGGTTCTgtgcccccgcgcccccgccgctGGCCccggcccccccgcccccgccgcggcCCCCGCCGCTGCACAGCACCTCCGTGAGGTCGTCCATGACGGCGGTCTCTTTGGGGTCGAGCAAGTTGAACTCCCTGGCGAAGAGGATGAAGTGGGCGTAGAGCGTGTTCAAGTGTCCGTGCAGCTCGAGGGCCAGCGTCTCCTTGAAGTGGGACCAGTAGATGTGCGCCAGCACGTGGAACAGGTACTTGCAGATCTTCTTCACCAGAGCCTCGAACGAGCTGGGGAATTCTCTGCCTGGGGGGAGAGCCCGCGGCGTCAGCCCGCCTTCCACTCCGTCCAGCCCCTCTCGGGGCCCCGGCTCCCGCCGGCAGGAAGGAGAAGGCCAGCAGGACCGGCCGGAGGGTTCCTGCAGCCACGCCCTCCCCACTCAGCAGCCCATTGGCAGGCACCCGAGTGACCTGTCCCCCGGGGCCCCGAGAGCCGAGTGTCTGCTGATCTGCACGGGCCACCTCTGCGTCGAGGGGCCTGTGACCCTGCCATGGGCCATCCGAAGCTCGGACTCGGCCTCAAGGGTCACATGTGCTTCCCTGACAGACGCTCTTGGGCCTCTACATGGCCTGGCCACAGATAAGGACGGAACCAAGGTGCACAGGTGCCTCCTGCTGGCCGAGCACCGTCCGTTAGCTCCGTACTGGCCTGGAGCCCCGGGCAGGACCTGCCCAGGTCGGGACGCGAGGCGCCTACTGCTTGCTGCCTGTCAGACCCCCGGTGAGGGGGACTGCAGTGGCCCCACTGTACAGGGGgtggagctggaggcagaggccagaGGTCCCAGAGCCTGGCATGGGTGGGGTCTTGACCCAGCCTGGGCTAACCCCTGCCAAGGCCACCTGCCTGGCTTCagagccaaggccacacagccGCCCCGTCCCGTAGGTCTGGCCCTGTCGCGTCGGCAGCCACAGCCGCCCAGCCGGGCAGAGACGTACCGTACTTCGTGGGGAACACGTCCTCGTCCGTCACCAGCTTCTGCACAGAGCTCATGACAAAGTCGACGTACTGGGGAGCGGTGCACTTGACCTTCTTCCCCCGCTCATCATACCAGTAGTACTGTCTGTGGGGCAGAGGGATCTGTCACGCTGTCCCTGCAGATACCCGGGCCCCACCCTCCCCCGGCCACCGGCAGTGGAAGTGTAGCAGGTGCCCAGGCTCCCCCTCCCAGAGCCCCCAGGGGCAGACACACGGCTCCCCAGCACTGGAGACCCCCAGCTGCGCCCCACAAGGGGCTGCCTGCACCGACTCAGAGCAGCGTCCAGGACAGAGCCTGCCGTACAGACGCCAACAGCAGGCGTGTCCGTTCTCTCCCCGCGTGGCCGCACGCTTCGTTCTTTCAGAGGGACGCACGTTTGTAGGCCGTGGAGAGGCACGGATGGCACACTCTTCCCTGctgtccctcctcctctgggGGTACCGCTCTGACCTGTCAGCTGGGCCTCGACCCTTGGGAACCCCATGCCCTCCAATGGCCAGTCTTCAGGGAGGACAGCTGGGGCACTCGTGGGCAGAGATACCCGGGAGCTCTCATGTGTGAGCGCCGAAGGCCCTCCTTGCCCAGCGCTTTTCTCTCCAGCAGAACAAACCCAAGCGCCTGGTGGGCACCCACCTGGCCACCCCTCTGCTCCTGCAGGCTGGCTCACCGAGGGCCGGACCCAGAGCCACAGGAGGGCGGAGAGCCAGGGCCGGGGGTGAGGGAGGCCGAGGGACATGGTGCATGTGGGCGTGGGGCCGCACTGGGGAATGACTGAGGCCTAGACCCCGACCctctcagcccctgccccagccagacGACAGGCAGACATCCACACGGATGTCTCGCTCTGTCTGGCAGCCCCACAGCCCCTCCCTTCCTGGCTTTACTTGGCCCCAGAGTCAGCTTGGACTAGGTTCCCCCAAACCTCCGCACCCCACCCCGCTCAGGGACCCCGCGCTGGCTCAGAGTACCGGCCTGATTTCTTGAGTGTACCAAGTACCCCTGCCTGGCATGAGGGCCGGCCCACGCCCAGCACTGTCGGACCTGTCTTCAGGCCAGTGGGGGTTCCCATTTCCCACGGTCAGCCTGACCCTAGCCAAGGCCCTCGGGACAGTCCACCACCACCGCTGCCTCTGCTCCAGAAGCCCGCCTCCGTCTAGCAGGAGCAGGCGCTCTGCCTGGCCCCGGGCGGGGTGCAGGGCCAGCTGACGAGACCGGGAAAGCACGACCTCCACACTAATGCACAGGCTCGGGGAGGAGGCCAGCCCTTCGTGGGTAAGGGGATAAGCGGCCCAACTGCCACTCGGAGATGGACGGTCTGGGGTGTGACTTTGCAGAAGGCAGACCTTCCCGCTGGACTTGCTCTCGGGCTGCTTCTGGGCACTGCGGCGCACCTGCAGGGAGGCCGGGCTGcccaagagcccagagccaggtgCCGCACAAGGCCCAGGAATGTAAGTGGGCAATGGAGCTGAAAAGACAAAAGCCCCGACAAGCCTGACTCCCGCAGGAGGTGAAAATCCAGCAGCGCACCCATCTGCTGGGACACCtgccccagcaccccccaccccaccaccacaaGGAGGCTCTGCCGGACCCTCCTCCTGCCGGCCCAGGCCGGGTCAGATCACCTGAGGACACGAAGACAAAGCccctttctgtgtttctctggACAGCCCGAGGGGTCCCCGTGCCGGAGGCGGAGCCCGGTGTTTGGGGGCCGGGCTGAGGCCCACGTCTGCTGTGAGGTCCATGTCTGCGGAGGCGCCTGCCCCACCGATCCCCCCGCACCGAGGACAGGTGCCGACACGCCAGGCCACAGGGGCCAGAGGGCCAGAAAACACAACCGCGGCCAGAAACTGGGACGCGTGTCCCCAGCACGTGCAGCCCAGAGAGACTAGCTCCTGAGGGACAACAAGGACCGCCCCTTCTGTCTGAAGGACGAGACCCTCTGCCGCCAACGTTCCTCTCGTTTTCGTGCTTTGCGACGGCGCAGTACAGGGGCGCTCGGGCAGGCTGTCCTTCCGTGTCACCCACCCAGACCCAGGTACCCCGGCCCACCCCGACACAGCAGGGAAGGCCCCTGGGGAACACCACGGGACATCCTGAGCCGGGCTCCGGCTCCAGCCGCGTCTCGGTGTGCGCCCCGCGGCCCTTCCTCCTCCAGCGCGGAGGGGCCGGCGTGCCCAGCCGTCCGCCTGCCGGAAGACACTGGGCTCACGGCCAGTCGGGGGCAGCCCTGGCTCCGGCGACTCTCAGTGCTCCCGGGCGGGGCTCTGTGTGAGCACAAGCTCTGTCCTCTCTCAGGCGAACACTCCAGATCGCAATGCTGGGCCCCCAAGAGGCCGCCCGCCGCCGTCGGCCAGGCTCGCAGGTCCCTCCGCCAGCACGGGGCACGCGGTCCTCCCCGGCCCTCTCTGCGGACCCGTGCGTCTAGCCCGGGCCCGCCGGCGACCACGGCTGCTGTGAGGGCTCCTCACCCGCGCTGGGCGCCGGGGCCCTCCCAGGCGTGTGACTGGCCTGCGGTCCGTCTTCCTCCTCCGAACGCGCCCTCCTCAGGGCTGAAGTTCCGCGGACTGCGCCCAgccccctgcttcttcctcctcgaCGGCCGAGAGCTCCTCACCCAGCCGCAGGCCATGAAGAtctccccttcttttcttccgAAAGTCTTCTGGTTTCACAATTTAGAATCCATCTGAAGCTAATTTTGGCATAAAGTGTGCGGTTTGGGTCAAGACTCACTCTCCCCTCCCTGGCGTCCGGAGGCCCGTCCCCACCGCACTGGGCTGACGACCAGCCTTCCTGCGCCGTGGCTCTTCGGCATCTCCGTCAAAACCGGACGGCCGCCTCTGCGCGGGTCTGTCTGCGGAGCCTCACGGCGCCCCGCTCCGTGTGTCCGTTCCCCCTGCATCCCCGATCGCCGCGGCGTGCCCACGACGGGGGCCGGGAGGCCTGCAGCCTCACGGTTCTCTCCTCAGCACTGCTGCGGCCGTACCAGCGGCCGCGCCCGTCCGCGCACTGTCCGAGTCGACTGGGCCCCGCCTGCAAACACTCTGCCGGGATTCGGACCgaggagaaggaaatgagaagacgGATCCCAGGGGGCTCACACTCGGTGCTCACAAGGGCCACGCGCCCCCGGCTCTGCGGGCATCCCCGCGGCTGCTCCTTGGCCCCTCGCCCACGGCGGGCGCGTGCGTGCTGGCCGGGTTTATCCCTGAGCACTTCGTCCTCTGTGGGGCTGTTGTAAATGGTGCAGTTCTCTTAGTTTGGGGCTCCAAGTGTGCACTGCTGGGGGTTTTCTACACAGACAACCGTGCCGTAGACGGTAACGGGGGCACTTCTAGTTCTCccctgtgcatgccttctcctcCTGGTTTCTTGCTGGACAGCCCTGCCCGTTTGAGTGAATTTTGCTATTTTGTTCTTACCAAGGAATCAGTCCATTTAAACTGCCCAAATTACGCACGCAGGGATTTTTGGTATGTTTCCTTAATATCCGTTTAGTATCTGCGGAGTCTACAGTGACGTCCCCTTCATTCTCATCCTGACATCCTGCTCCGTTTCTACCCATCCGTCTTGCGAAAGACCCATCAAATTCCCTGAACTTTTCAAGAAATCGGCTACTGGTTTCATGGACTTTCCTGTTTCCAGACATCAATTTCAGTGATTCCTACTCTATTATTCCTTTCTTCCACTCACTTTGGGTCTATTGTTCTTCTAGTTTCTTAACGGAAGCTGAGGTTCCTGATTTGAGATCCTTCTCCTGTAACGAACACGTAACCCTACAGATCCCCTCAAAGCTCTGCCGTGTCTCACAAATTCGGGTGCGCTGCGTCCTCATTTGTGCCCAGTTTAAAACATTTCTAATTCCCTCTGGGACCTCCTCTCCGACCCGTGCGTCATTCCCAAGTATTTGGAATCTTCCGGTTACCTTTGTGTGGCTGATTCTAGTTCACCCCCACGACGGTCAGGTGAGGGACGCGGTAGCACCCTGACCCTTGCGGGTCTGCACAGGGCTGTCCTGTGAGCCGGGACGCCATCTCCTTTGCGGACGACTCGCACCACGTGCGCGTGAGAAGGACACGGCCTTGGTGGTCGGCAGTGAAACGCACCCAGCCCGGCCGGCCGACGGTGCGGCTCCGTCCTGCATCCTTGCAGGCTTGTGAGCGCTCTGCAGCGGCTCTGGGCAGACGTTCACTCCTGCAGAGCGGGGCCCCTCTGTCGGCGGTTTCACGTTCCTGGTCCCAGTTCCTGGTGACGGGCGCCGTCCAGAGGCAGACCGGCCCCGCCTCCGGGCACAGCGGCGGAGGCTCTGCGTGATGTGCGGGCGCGCCACGCCATCCCCACCCACGTTTCACAGTGGCACACGGTCAGCGGGAGAAAGCGGGTACAGGAGCAGGAGACCTTGAGAGAGACGGCACTCGCGTGACTGAGGACATCACGCTGCTGTAACTGTCCCGCTCTGTTACCAGCCGCGAGTGTTAACCTCTTGACCTGATTTACCGATGAAACTTTACTGCAGGCCACAGGCTTTGGCGTGGTCCGCAGAATCTGGCTCCCAGTGGGGGCCCTGGGCGCACGGCCCCCGCGACCGGCAGCCGACTCGGCGATCTCTGCCTTGCACTCAGCACTTCTGTACTGCTGACGTTTACGGGAATTTCTGGTGTGCTTGAATTTTTTACCATCTTTCATTTACCGTTTGGCCCCTTTGCTTCTCGTCCCTTGAAACTCCTCTTTCCCACCTTCTTTTGGGTTATGTGTTCatcttccctttcagttttccgACTGCGACTCTGACGACCCCTTCTACACAACTTGCCAGAGGCCACTCGCCGGAGTGGGAATGCACGCTCCACCTGCTTTCCCGCCACTACGGCCCAGCCCGCCGCCATCTCCTCAGCGGTCACTCATCAGATGGGTGTGGCTCAAAGCACTCGAAAGGGACAGTCCCTACTTCCATCCCTGGACGGACGGTCCCGGTCCCCTTGC
The genomic region above belongs to Neovison vison isolate M4711 chromosome 7, ASM_NN_V1, whole genome shotgun sequence and contains:
- the MOB2 gene encoding MOB kinase activator 2 isoform X3: MYLEPEYARSRITDVGFKELVVLPREIDLNEWLASNTTTFFHHVNLQYSTISEFCTGEACQTMAVCNTQYYWYDERGKKVKCTAPQYVDFVMSSVQKLVTDEDVFPTKYGREFPSSFEALVKKICKYLFHVLAHIYWSHFKETLALELHGHLNTLYAHFILFAREFNLLDPKETAVMDDLTEVLCSGGGRGGGGGAGASGGGAGAQNHGKER
- the MOB2 gene encoding MOB kinase activator 2 isoform X2, which encodes MDWLMGKSKAKPNGKKPAAEEKKMYLEPEYARSRITDVGFKELVVLPREIDLNEWLASNTTTFFHHVNLQYSTISEFCTGEACQTMAVCNTQYYWYDERGKKVKCTAPQYVDFVMSSVQKLVTDEDVFPTKYGREFPSSFEALVKKICKYLFHVLAHIYWSHFKETLALELHGHLNTLYAHFILFAREFNLLDPKETAVMDDLTEVLCSGGGRGGGGGAGASGGGAGAQNHGKER
- the MOB2 gene encoding MOB kinase activator 2 isoform X1, with the protein product MLGDPSGLPTDRALLSQPPKAGLSCKMVLQAVGKVLRKSKAKPNGKKPAAEEKKMYLEPEYARSRITDVGFKELVVLPREIDLNEWLASNTTTFFHHVNLQYSTISEFCTGEACQTMAVCNTQYYWYDERGKKVKCTAPQYVDFVMSSVQKLVTDEDVFPTKYGREFPSSFEALVKKICKYLFHVLAHIYWSHFKETLALELHGHLNTLYAHFILFAREFNLLDPKETAVMDDLTEVLCSGGGRGGGGGAGASGGGAGAQNHGKER